Proteins from a genomic interval of Paenibacillus sp. RC334:
- a CDS encoding type II secretion system F family protein: MVILVCLVMLVLQVGGWVVLNRIYGAKYASFRHMKLEGLRLQRLSVPFVHMIHASRAAQRLPLLMFKLQRSVQKLYGMRNSGEKTMIFLAEMLCYGYLMVAGGALISLMMGGDTTGLVLGLGLGILVPIALVKDLHGKVQKRDQQILMELPELLSKIMLLVGAGETVQRALLHCVERKGADTVHPLYRELRQTVGELESGYSFQQAFEHLSKRCGIQEMTVFTTTVLLNMRRGGSDFVMALRELSQTLWSKRTSISRTRGEQASSKLVFPMALILLTVIVLVGAPALMMMNM, encoded by the coding sequence GTGGTGATATTGGTTTGTCTGGTCATGCTGGTTCTGCAAGTGGGAGGTTGGGTGGTGCTGAACCGGATATATGGTGCTAAGTATGCGAGCTTTCGTCATATGAAGCTGGAAGGACTGCGGCTGCAAAGGCTCTCGGTTCCTTTCGTACACATGATCCATGCTTCACGTGCCGCCCAAAGACTGCCTTTACTGATGTTCAAGCTACAGCGCTCGGTACAAAAGCTGTACGGTATGCGCAACAGCGGGGAGAAAACGATGATTTTTTTAGCTGAGATGCTCTGCTACGGATACTTGATGGTCGCTGGTGGAGCTTTAATATCGCTCATGATGGGCGGGGATACGACCGGGCTGGTGCTCGGATTAGGGCTGGGTATTCTGGTGCCTATCGCGTTGGTCAAGGATTTGCACGGGAAGGTACAGAAGCGGGATCAGCAAATTTTAATGGAGTTACCTGAATTGCTGAGTAAAATCATGCTTTTGGTCGGTGCAGGCGAGACGGTACAGCGGGCATTGCTTCATTGCGTGGAGCGCAAAGGGGCGGATACGGTACATCCGTTGTATCGGGAGCTGCGTCAGACGGTGGGGGAATTGGAAAGTGGCTATTCCTTTCAACAGGCATTTGAGCATTTGAGCAAGCGCTGCGGCATTCAGGAAATGACGGTGTTTACGACAACGGTGTTGCTGAATATGAGACGCGGCGGAAGCGATTTTGTGATGGCTTTACGTGAGTTGTCCCAGACGTTATGGAGCAAGCGGACTTCGATTAGCCGCACAAGAGGAGAGCAGGCTTCATCTAAGCTGGTATTTCCGATGGCGCTGATTTTGCTAACGGTTATTGTGCTGGTGGGTGCTCCCGCTTTAATGATGATGAATATGTAG
- a CDS encoding Flp1 family type IVb pilin, producing the protein MMTLVTGSIRKLYKDEDGLGTLEMILIIAILIAVAIIFKDQIKKIVEGLLKKADKKSNDFMDS; encoded by the coding sequence ATGATGACATTAGTAACAGGCAGTATTCGTAAATTGTACAAGGATGAAGACGGTTTGGGTACGTTGGAAATGATTCTGATTATCGCGATTCTGATTGCGGTGGCGATTATTTTCAAGGATCAGATCAAGAAGATTGTAGAAGGTCTGTTGAAAAAAGCGGATAAAAAGAGCAACGACTTCATGGATTCATAA
- a CDS encoding TadE family protein: MLRNLAHKEEGSFSLEASLVFPILLLVIFVMLFFCLYIYQKSILVQVASTASERAAYSWDNSFKEPRTGAFAQGQRDSLYWRLKDDVMLGALFGWAGANNRASVQVPGGGGGGDLPAQKLSNAERGMPAGMQGQMTYENSLISRKVTTELNKIVKVPLLNQFLDQTDLQGTMSSGVVEPVEWIRTVELTRYYGAKFMGRGSGEKVNPAVAGQVLTQYGQNGQ, from the coding sequence ATGCTGCGCAATTTGGCACACAAAGAAGAAGGGAGCTTCTCATTGGAAGCTTCCCTCGTCTTTCCCATACTGTTGCTGGTCATTTTTGTGATGTTATTTTTTTGCCTGTACATATATCAAAAATCCATCTTGGTGCAGGTCGCTTCTACTGCTTCGGAACGAGCCGCTTATAGCTGGGATAACAGCTTCAAGGAACCGCGTACAGGCGCATTTGCCCAAGGCCAACGGGATTCGCTTTATTGGCGTTTGAAGGATGATGTGATGCTGGGAGCTTTGTTTGGTTGGGCTGGAGCTAATAATCGGGCAAGTGTGCAGGTGCCCGGTGGCGGTGGGGGAGGCGATTTGCCTGCTCAGAAGCTGTCGAATGCCGAGAGAGGCATGCCTGCCGGTATGCAAGGACAGATGACGTATGAGAACAGCCTGATCAGCCGCAAGGTGACGACGGAGCTGAATAAAATAGTGAAAGTGCCTTTGCTGAATCAGTTTCTGGATCAGACGGATTTGCAGGGGACCATGAGCTCAGGGGTAGTGGAGCCTGTGGAATGGATTCGCACGGTGGAGCTGACTCGATATTATGGAGCAAAGTTTATGGGCAGAGGATCAGGGGAAAAGGTAAACCCGGCAGTTGCAGGACAAGTATTGACGCAATATGGACAGAACGGTCAGTAA
- a CDS encoding TadE/TadG family type IV pilus assembly protein has protein sequence MLLKQPIFLINRYLQRIGGRSCREQGSIVLEASLVLPLFLFFIIFLIYMVQMTLVSTALQTTASEAVKQVSAKIYPVSLAVDAASAKIDAVRQPLDELPKLSVSEYASQFAAQLPPPIGDWVESAVQGGKKPMEELRGRLTEAVLDPALKPLLKPFIEDSILEYDRIHVTSVHVPSLTGTKDPYFRVELSYELPMKVPFLYRSIVLQAAAEERLWIGDTGEGAGTGDATAAKDAQGSIQLLAKPEPAVKGIYNLIKAKVEPGTSANLSVLYKSGQSTAQHLGWTSADADGIIEWNWFVGTNTTPGQWSFVIETEDGQRIEVPFSVEKTADG, from the coding sequence ATGTTACTAAAACAGCCCATTTTTCTTATTAATCGGTATTTACAGCGGATTGGGGGACGGAGTTGCCGTGAACAAGGAAGTATCGTTTTAGAGGCGTCGCTGGTGTTGCCGTTGTTTCTGTTTTTTATTATTTTTCTGATTTATATGGTACAGATGACGCTGGTATCTACGGCCTTGCAGACCACCGCTTCAGAAGCGGTTAAACAGGTTTCGGCTAAAATCTATCCGGTGTCTCTGGCTGTGGATGCGGCATCTGCGAAAATAGATGCAGTTCGCCAACCGCTGGATGAGCTGCCCAAGTTATCTGTGAGTGAATATGCAAGCCAATTCGCTGCCCAACTGCCACCTCCCATCGGTGATTGGGTAGAAAGCGCTGTGCAGGGGGGCAAAAAGCCCATGGAAGAGTTACGAGGACGCTTGACGGAAGCCGTACTTGATCCTGCTCTAAAGCCGCTCTTAAAGCCTTTTATAGAGGATAGCATTCTGGAGTACGACCGTATACACGTAACGAGCGTGCATGTGCCGTCTCTTACGGGAACTAAGGACCCTTATTTTAGGGTTGAGCTGTCTTACGAGCTGCCGATGAAGGTTCCTTTTCTGTATCGTAGTATTGTGCTCCAAGCGGCGGCAGAGGAACGTCTTTGGATCGGTGATACGGGAGAGGGAGCAGGTACAGGAGATGCTACAGCGGCTAAGGATGCGCAGGGTTCCATACAACTGCTTGCCAAGCCTGAGCCTGCTGTGAAGGGTATATACAATTTGATCAAGGCCAAGGTGGAACCTGGAACGTCTGCTAATCTTTCTGTACTTTATAAGTCGGGTCAAAGCACGGCTCAACACTTGGGCTGGACCTCTGCCGATGCGGACGGGATTATTGAATGGAACTGGTTTGTAGGTACAAATACGACACCCGGTCAATGGAGCTTTGTGATCGAAACGGAGGATGGACAACGTATCGAGGTTCCATTTTCGGTGGAGAAGACGGCGGACGGATAG
- a CDS encoding A24 family peptidase: MTWMYIVCGVLLAIALVTDLRSMKIPNKLTLPGMAMGLLFNTVFGGWHGFLFAAAGLGTGFGFMLILYWMGAVGAGDVKLFGLIGAWTGAAFAWQSALYSIFFAGIIGLVILLWRRETMMRLRRVAFNLGGFFLFRSGKALTNGREAHLRFPFMTAVIPGAISAYLYFLP; this comes from the coding sequence TTGACGTGGATGTATATCGTATGTGGTGTTTTGCTGGCGATTGCACTGGTCACGGATTTACGTAGTATGAAAATTCCTAACAAGCTTACGCTGCCCGGCATGGCGATGGGCTTGCTGTTTAATACGGTGTTTGGGGGCTGGCATGGATTTTTATTTGCAGCAGCTGGATTGGGGACGGGATTCGGCTTCATGTTGATTCTGTACTGGATGGGAGCTGTCGGTGCAGGCGATGTGAAGCTGTTTGGCTTGATCGGAGCATGGACGGGGGCTGCTTTTGCATGGCAGTCGGCTCTCTATTCGATTTTTTTCGCGGGTATTATTGGTTTGGTGATCCTGCTGTGGAGACGGGAAACCATGATGAGATTGCGGCGTGTGGCTTTTAATCTGGGAGGATTCTTTCTGTTTCGCAGCGGCAAGGCGCTGACGAACGGGAGGGAGGCACACCTCAGGTTTCCTTTTATGACCGCTGTCATTCCGGGAGCGATCAGCGCTTATCTTTACTTTTTGCCATAA
- a CDS encoding DUF6382 domain-containing protein, whose protein sequence is MFGLSRDFARNGGTFMILNKEGGLKTDDLNSVQTGMMTGNRIPGLLELRIKEVDFQVELHYDISGQRMLSQVWKGGGVSTSDFYRILFAVVDALHRSPQYMLDMRQFILHEDYIFMSGSGSRENVSLTYVPLQGVLYEGQAGSQFKQLVIRLMTRVVHFQGAHMQYIFELCDRDEFDPRALKELLLQGMAVGTDSVSVQGEDGEGRSRDTHVQMGVQGERDGLHSTANGKSFPFANQSLSGHSSTRDHSASQEGYGQGEEYKFFASRDPRIGKKMHEDQDTLQEIQELKRINRLKPSVKPQENDEADVEIEETEPALQKYKTYIALGCLLASAIVWRYIYLDHPDTVPLAISVVLTLVLVAVAYMSWTGKWGRKDASSHTYADSVPMLDSEWLGAASPAQRKNDRYQVDKLTGFVAGRQNKDKHSSDSGNQGQESWRWSFPDPESENVGSRDTGQGDKASARHDLHEPQGIGAARRNDLEASDTSEAYYKSLSGVTELLNATSRQETVLLRADQAVHIPHLQQSPIACLERKPPGSGADERIRLQPDQFVAGSFFIGRDPQLVQFVEHTEGASRSHIELCIDAEGQGHIVKDLSSTNGTVLNGEPMVPYKEYAMKDGDTFKIAGVSYTYRLESFKSSSNAS, encoded by the coding sequence TTGTTTGGTTTAAGCAGGGATTTTGCCCGCAACGGCGGGACATTTATGATTTTAAACAAGGAAGGCGGGCTTAAGACCGATGATTTAAATTCCGTGCAAACCGGAATGATGACTGGCAATCGGATTCCCGGTCTTCTGGAGCTGAGAATCAAGGAAGTCGATTTTCAGGTGGAGCTGCACTACGATATTTCGGGTCAACGTATGCTGTCCCAGGTATGGAAGGGAGGGGGAGTGTCGACTTCCGATTTCTATCGTATTCTTTTTGCAGTAGTGGATGCTCTCCATCGTAGTCCGCAGTATATGCTGGATATGCGCCAATTTATTTTACACGAAGATTATATTTTTATGAGCGGTTCAGGTTCAAGGGAAAACGTCAGTTTAACCTATGTCCCTTTGCAGGGTGTATTGTATGAAGGACAGGCTGGGAGCCAATTTAAGCAATTGGTTATTCGCTTGATGACACGTGTGGTTCATTTTCAAGGGGCCCATATGCAGTATATATTTGAATTATGTGATAGGGATGAATTTGATCCGAGAGCGTTGAAGGAACTGCTGTTGCAAGGGATGGCGGTCGGCACTGACAGTGTTAGCGTTCAAGGTGAAGATGGAGAAGGACGCAGCAGAGATACCCATGTTCAAATGGGAGTTCAAGGAGAGCGTGATGGATTGCATTCAACAGCAAACGGAAAATCTTTTCCGTTTGCTAATCAATCCTTATCCGGTCATTCGTCAACGCGTGATCATTCAGCGAGTCAAGAAGGATATGGGCAAGGAGAGGAATACAAATTTTTCGCCTCAAGGGATCCGAGAATCGGGAAAAAAATGCATGAGGATCAGGATACACTACAGGAGATCCAGGAGCTTAAACGGATCAATCGGCTCAAGCCGTCCGTGAAGCCCCAGGAGAATGATGAGGCAGATGTAGAAATAGAAGAAACGGAGCCTGCATTGCAGAAATACAAAACGTATATTGCTTTAGGCTGTCTTCTAGCTTCAGCCATCGTGTGGCGCTATATTTATCTGGACCATCCAGATACGGTGCCGCTGGCTATTTCCGTTGTGCTGACCTTGGTGCTCGTAGCCGTTGCTTATATGAGCTGGACAGGAAAATGGGGACGCAAGGATGCTTCGTCTCATACTTATGCTGATTCAGTCCCTATGCTGGATTCGGAATGGCTTGGCGCAGCTTCTCCTGCACAACGGAAAAATGACCGTTATCAGGTTGACAAGCTAACCGGATTCGTAGCAGGACGTCAGAATAAGGATAAGCACTCTTCCGATTCAGGTAATCAAGGACAGGAAAGCTGGCGCTGGTCTTTTCCTGACCCGGAGTCTGAAAATGTGGGTAGCCGGGATACGGGACAAGGAGATAAAGCTTCTGCACGTCACGACTTGCACGAGCCACAGGGGATAGGTGCGGCTCGAAGAAATGATTTGGAAGCCAGTGATACCAGCGAGGCATATTATAAGTCCTTGTCTGGTGTGACGGAGCTGTTAAATGCTACATCAAGGCAGGAAACCGTGCTGCTTCGTGCAGATCAGGCAGTACATATTCCACACCTTCAACAATCACCGATTGCTTGTCTGGAGCGCAAGCCACCAGGAAGTGGAGCGGACGAGCGCATTCGATTGCAGCCGGATCAATTTGTTGCAGGCAGTTTCTTCATCGGAAGAGACCCGCAATTGGTCCAGTTTGTAGAACATACGGAGGGAGCGTCCCGTTCTCATATTGAGCTTTGTATAGATGCAGAAGGACAAGGTCACATCGTCAAGGATTTGTCTTCGACGAACGGAACCGTTCTGAACGGAGAGCCAATGGTGCCTTACAAGGAGTATGCTATGAAGGACGGAGACACTTTTAAAATAGCCGGAGTATCCTATACTTATCGACTGGAATCTTTTAAATCTTCCTCCAACGCTTCTTGA
- a CDS encoding helix-turn-helix transcriptional regulator, whose protein sequence is MKIKFELTCNLERILKEKNITPYKLSKDTGERIGTIYKLVNNQGLDNSRLSTSLLANICGYLGITLGELFDVVQVEETE, encoded by the coding sequence ATGAAGATTAAATTCGAATTAACCTGTAACTTGGAGAGAATTCTTAAAGAAAAAAACATTACACCTTATAAGCTATCAAAAGATACAGGAGAGAGAATCGGAACGATCTATAAGCTAGTAAACAATCAAGGTCTGGATAATTCACGTCTTTCAACCTCATTGCTAGCCAATATTTGTGGATATTTAGGAATTACTTTAGGGGAATTATTTGACGTTGTTCAAGTGGAAGAAACTGAATAA
- a CDS encoding helix-turn-helix transcriptional regulator, protein MISFEPLQITLIKKKISKMEFIKLMNISPSTAAKMWRNEYIAMKIIDDICNKLECNLTDVIEHTPDDKLNQSTQ, encoded by the coding sequence ATGATTAGTTTTGAACCATTACAAATAACTTTGATTAAAAAGAAAATCTCTAAAATGGAGTTTATAAAACTAATGAATATCTCCCCGTCAACTGCCGCTAAAATGTGGCGTAACGAGTACATAGCTATGAAAATTATCGACGATATATGTAACAAGCTAGAATGTAATTTGACAGATGTCATTGAACATACTCCAGATGATAAATTGAATCAAAGTACTCAATAG
- a CDS encoding WXG100 family type VII secretion target yields MTTIKVTPEQLITVSKQFDLAQKTAIQMNSQLMQQISFMQQSWDGTTKQQFYSQFQVSQKNMTDFVTLTDSIARELRHHADKFRLADLMKAGYIDASCLPPPPNACAVPPPDTRNAFQKSADSLLELGQDFLNAAEERYEKRYDSVGGFLDYWTFGIPKGLYQGYAERASKQFDSANDFFNFWTFGVHGTIREATMPTNAWSKEHWANMISTAAIFGGVSSVIKPKVGLGSSIEYEVKSGTIVEAEGTSKRLSDNMLGKNDADPFRDIYGPGRLSHPEEWSNIIKNTQEAGVEVRILDRDIMAYAPKGSGKPGQLNIYEDASISALRHEYQHFLDDKAKGFPSLDVTYEFKNRIIMELRAYMVEIKEAERIIV; encoded by the coding sequence ATGACAACCATTAAAGTGACTCCTGAACAACTTATAACCGTCTCCAAGCAATTTGACCTTGCACAGAAAACAGCGATTCAGATGAATAGTCAATTGATGCAGCAAATTTCTTTTATGCAGCAATCATGGGATGGTACAACTAAACAACAATTTTATAGTCAATTTCAAGTCTCTCAGAAGAATATGACTGACTTTGTTACCCTGACGGATTCTATTGCGAGGGAGCTACGTCACCATGCAGACAAATTCAGATTAGCTGATCTGATGAAAGCAGGTTACATTGACGCAAGTTGTTTACCACCTCCACCTAATGCATGTGCTGTTCCTCCTCCAGATACACGAAATGCGTTTCAGAAATCGGCAGATAGTTTATTGGAGCTTGGTCAAGATTTCTTGAACGCTGCTGAGGAAAGGTATGAAAAACGCTATGATTCAGTAGGAGGATTTTTAGACTATTGGACATTTGGTATTCCGAAAGGTCTGTATCAAGGATATGCGGAGCGAGCATCCAAGCAGTTTGATTCAGCAAATGATTTTTTTAACTTCTGGACTTTTGGTGTACATGGAACGATCAGAGAAGCTACAATGCCTACAAATGCTTGGTCAAAGGAACATTGGGCCAATATGATTAGTACAGCAGCAATATTTGGAGGAGTTAGCTCAGTAATTAAGCCTAAAGTTGGTTTGGGATCGTCAATAGAATATGAGGTGAAATCTGGGACTATTGTTGAAGCCGAAGGGACTTCAAAACGTTTATCTGATAATATGTTAGGTAAAAATGATGCTGACCCATTTAGGGATATTTATGGTCCGGGAAGACTTTCTCACCCAGAAGAGTGGAGTAACATTATTAAAAACACACAAGAAGCGGGCGTTGAAGTTAGGATTTTGGATAGAGATATTATGGCGTATGCTCCCAAAGGATCAGGGAAGCCTGGTCAGCTGAATATATATGAGGATGCTTCAATTAGTGCATTGCGACATGAGTATCAACATTTCCTTGATGATAAGGCTAAAGGATTTCCAAGTTTGGATGTAACATATGAATTCAAAAATAGAATTATCATGGAGCTTAGGGCTTATATGGTGGAAATAAAAGAAGCAGAGAGAATTATTGTATAA
- a CDS encoding TIGR01777 family oxidoreductase translates to MNIVICGGTGLVGCALTKSLLNDGHTVKVITRKPMVGHEASPRLQYMSWNELKQKPEALEGTDVAVNLAGETLNQRWTDKSKQKILQSRLLSVAKLAQALNALQKKPEVIIQASAVAAYGTSLTETFDETSPRRSEDFLSQVVEQWEEAANAYPSDTRLIKLRISLVLDSKRGAFPLMKLPYSFGFGGKIGSGHQWMSWIHIKDIVRLITHCIHTPDITGAVNASSPHPLTNDQFGRTVAEVYHRPHWFPVPGVLVQKLVGEMSTLVLDGQKVIPRKALEHGFQFKYPSLKEALEELYSPHKQH, encoded by the coding sequence ATGAACATCGTCATATGCGGAGGTACTGGATTAGTAGGGTGTGCGCTGACCAAAAGCTTGCTCAACGACGGGCATACGGTGAAGGTAATCACCCGTAAACCCATGGTAGGTCACGAAGCGAGCCCACGCTTGCAATATATGAGCTGGAACGAACTGAAACAAAAGCCGGAAGCATTAGAGGGCACAGATGTGGCCGTTAATTTGGCAGGCGAAACGCTGAATCAGCGCTGGACGGATAAGTCCAAACAAAAAATTCTCCAATCACGCCTGCTGTCTGTTGCCAAATTGGCCCAAGCACTAAATGCTCTGCAAAAAAAGCCGGAAGTTATCATTCAGGCTTCGGCTGTCGCCGCCTACGGCACATCTCTTACTGAAACGTTCGATGAAACCAGCCCGCGCCGTTCGGAAGACTTTCTGTCTCAAGTGGTCGAGCAGTGGGAGGAAGCCGCCAACGCCTACCCTTCCGATACCCGGTTAATCAAGCTGCGCATTAGTCTCGTACTGGACAGCAAACGCGGTGCATTTCCACTGATGAAGCTGCCTTACAGCTTTGGATTCGGCGGAAAAATAGGCAGCGGCCATCAATGGATGAGTTGGATTCATATTAAGGATATCGTCCGCCTGATCACCCACTGCATCCATACGCCGGATATCACTGGGGCTGTGAACGCTTCATCACCACATCCGTTGACGAACGACCAGTTTGGTAGAACCGTGGCTGAGGTATACCACCGTCCACACTGGTTTCCCGTTCCCGGCGTTCTCGTACAAAAGCTAGTCGGTGAGATGAGTACCCTCGTATTGGATGGTCAAAAAGTAATCCCGCGCAAGGCGCTGGAGCACGGATTTCAGTTTAAATATCCTTCACTGAAGGAAGCACTGGAGGAATTATATTCTCCTCATAAGCAGCATTGA
- a CDS encoding deoxyribonuclease IV: protein MLKIGSHVSFSDKGLLSATKEASSYGSSSFMIYTGAPQNTRRKPMESMYLEEGKQLMAEKGMDDIVVHAPYIINLGSYKENTYELAVSFLQEEIRRTHAIGVKNIVLHPGAFTDKDAEYGIQRIADGLNEVLNGVKETDVNIALETMAGKGTEMGRSFEEIASIIDKVEHNERLTVCMDTCHIHDAGYDIVNDLDGVLEQFDRIVGLDRIAVVHVNDSKNPVGAHKDRHTPIGSGWIGYQTIHNVVHHEALQGRPFILETPWIGKEAKTQRPMYEVEIALLRGNVKERFGDEFLGQVEQLNSFFKKQDVDVRKFVLDTWTLLKNDAKARKADPREPLERLYDMITEAALFPELSEEHINHRLIAWFAGSHLPVTV, encoded by the coding sequence ATGCTGAAAATTGGTTCTCATGTGTCCTTTTCGGACAAGGGTCTGCTCAGCGCTACAAAAGAAGCGTCTTCATACGGGTCCAGCTCGTTCATGATATACACGGGTGCACCGCAAAACACGCGTCGTAAGCCGATGGAATCCATGTATCTGGAGGAAGGCAAGCAGTTGATGGCTGAAAAAGGGATGGATGATATCGTGGTGCATGCCCCGTATATTATCAATCTCGGCTCTTACAAAGAAAATACCTATGAGCTGGCAGTCAGCTTTCTTCAGGAGGAAATTCGTCGCACCCACGCGATTGGCGTGAAAAATATCGTGCTTCATCCGGGCGCTTTTACCGATAAGGATGCAGAGTATGGCATTCAGCGTATTGCTGATGGCTTGAACGAGGTACTGAACGGTGTGAAGGAGACGGATGTTAACATTGCGCTGGAAACGATGGCAGGCAAAGGCACCGAAATGGGACGTAGCTTCGAGGAAATTGCCTCCATTATAGATAAAGTAGAGCACAACGAGCGTCTTACTGTCTGTATGGATACCTGTCACATTCACGATGCGGGCTATGATATTGTGAATGATCTGGACGGCGTGTTGGAGCAATTTGATCGTATTGTCGGGCTGGATCGCATCGCAGTGGTTCACGTCAATGACAGTAAAAATCCAGTCGGCGCTCATAAAGACCGCCATACTCCGATTGGATCGGGCTGGATTGGCTATCAGACCATTCATAATGTGGTGCATCATGAAGCACTTCAAGGACGTCCATTTATTTTGGAAACGCCATGGATCGGAAAGGAAGCCAAAACTCAGCGTCCAATGTATGAGGTTGAAATAGCTTTGCTTCGCGGGAATGTGAAGGAGCGTTTTGGCGATGAATTTTTGGGTCAAGTAGAGCAATTGAATTCGTTTTTCAAAAAGCAGGATGTGGATGTACGAAAATTTGTGCTAGACACCTGGACGCTGCTGAAAAATGATGCCAAAGCGAGAAAAGCCGACCCACGTGAGCCGCTGGAGCGTCTGTACGACATGATCACGGAAGCAGCCCTGTTTCCAGAGCTGAGCGAAGAACATATTAATCATCGTCTGATTGCCTGGTTTGCCGGCAGTCATTTGCCAGTGACAGTATAA
- the purU gene encoding formyltetrahydrofolate deformylase, whose product MELHVKHQPNSTQSAHENRARMLVSCPDGPGIVAAVSRFLYEHGANIVQSDQYTMDPSGGMFFMRVEFDLPYLSETQPQLEQDFAAVAEQFRMEWTISAVSRKKKLAIFVSKEDHCLVELLWQWQAGDLDADISLVVSNHPDMKEYVESFGIPYHHIPVTADTKPEAERRQLEVIGEDIDVIILARYMQIISPKFIEHYRNRIINIHHSFLPAFVGGKPYAQAYNRGVKIIGATAHYVTEELDGGPIIEQDVQRVSHGDDVNELKRIGRTIERVVLARAVKWHAEDRILVHENKTVVFN is encoded by the coding sequence ATGGAACTTCACGTAAAACATCAGCCAAACAGTACTCAATCTGCGCATGAAAACCGTGCGCGTATGCTCGTATCCTGTCCTGATGGCCCGGGTATTGTAGCGGCCGTGTCTCGCTTTTTGTACGAGCATGGAGCCAATATTGTTCAATCTGATCAATACACGATGGACCCGTCCGGCGGTATGTTTTTTATGCGGGTTGAATTTGATCTGCCATATTTGAGTGAAACCCAGCCCCAACTGGAGCAGGATTTTGCCGCGGTTGCAGAACAATTCCGGATGGAGTGGACGATTTCAGCGGTCAGCCGCAAGAAAAAGCTCGCTATTTTCGTTTCCAAAGAAGATCATTGTCTGGTAGAGCTATTGTGGCAATGGCAGGCAGGGGATCTGGACGCGGATATTTCTTTGGTCGTCAGCAATCATCCGGATATGAAGGAGTACGTGGAATCATTCGGCATTCCGTATCACCATATTCCAGTGACAGCCGATACCAAGCCGGAGGCGGAGCGCCGTCAACTGGAGGTTATTGGTGAGGATATCGACGTCATTATTTTGGCCCGGTACATGCAGATTATTTCACCCAAGTTCATTGAGCATTATCGCAACCGGATCATTAATATCCATCATTCGTTCCTGCCTGCATTCGTGGGTGGAAAGCCATATGCTCAAGCCTATAATCGCGGTGTGAAAATTATTGGCGCTACTGCGCATTATGTAACTGAGGAACTGGACGGCGGCCCGATCATCGAGCAGGATGTGCAGCGGGTAAGCCACGGTGATGATGTCAATGAGTTAAAACGGATCGGTCGCACCATTGAGCGGGTCGTTTTGGCAAGAGCCGTGAAGTGGCATGCAGAGGACCGAATTTTGGTTCATGAAAATAAAACGGTCGTTTTTAACTGA
- the tnpA gene encoding IS200/IS605 family transposase, with product MKLDSNNHSVFLLYYHLVLVVKYRRNVFDDEISDYAKDMFVRLAEGYNITLMEWNHDNNHVHVLFKAHPNTEMTKFINAYKSASSRLIKRDFPQVRKKLWKEMFWSRSFCLLTTGGSPVEVIKKYIENQGQK from the coding sequence ATGAAATTAGATAGTAATAATCATTCAGTGTTCTTATTGTATTATCATCTCGTACTTGTCGTGAAATATAGAAGAAATGTATTTGATGATGAAATATCCGATTATGCAAAAGACATGTTTGTGCGACTTGCGGAGGGTTACAACATAACTCTGATGGAATGGAATCATGACAATAACCATGTTCACGTTCTGTTCAAAGCACATCCGAACACTGAAATGACAAAGTTCATAAATGCGTATAAGAGTGCAAGTTCTCGACTCATCAAAAGAGATTTTCCGCAAGTCAGAAAGAAGCTTTGGAAAGAAATGTTTTGGTCAAGAAGTTTTTGCTTACTTACAACAGGTGGCTCGCCTGTTGAGGTAATAAAGAAGTATATAGAAAATCAAGGCCAAAAGTGA